The Armatimonadota bacterium region TGCTGGCGGACTTGTTGGGTGTGGGACGAGCCTATCTCTATGCGCATCCTGAAGAGGAGGTTCCTGTAGACATCCTGCACCAATGGCAAAGTCGTCTGGAACGCCGAGTGCGTCGTGAGCCTTTGGCGTACATTCTGGGTAAAGCGGGATTCTACGGACTGGAGTTTACCATCACCCCCGATGTGCTGGTACCTCGTCCAGAGACAGAGGTGCTGGTGGAAGCGGTTCTTGCCAGACAGCCGACCACCATGGCGGACATTGGCACGGGGAGCGGATGCATCGCGGTGGCAGTAGCGGTGCACCTGCCACAGACGCAGGTCTGGGCGACCGACATCAGCGAAGCCGCTCTTCGCGTGGCTCGCGAGAACGCCGAACGTCATGGCGTGGCAGAGCGTATACACTTTGTGCAAGGTGACCTGCTCCAGCCGCTGGCTGGGATGCGGTTTGACGTGATTGCCTCCAACCCTCCGTATGTGGCGGCAAGTGAGCGGCTATCGCTGCAACCCGAAGTGCGCGAGTGGGAGCCCGCGCAAGCGCTGTTTGTTCAGGGCGACCCCTTGCACTTTCACCGTCGCCTGGCAGCGGAAGCGCACTTCTACCTGCACGAGGGCGGATGGTTGATGATGGAGGTGGGTATGGGGCAGGCGGAATCGGTGGCGACCCTGTTAGAGGAGGCGGGGTATCGGCGGGTATGTATCCTGAACGACCTCGCGGGCATCGGGCGCGTGGTGGAGGGGAGTTACAGGTAACCAGAGGGAAGAGATTTCTGCTATAATGAGGTATGCACAATGGATATCAGGTGAATCTGCCCAACGACAAGGGGATAAGCAGCAATGGCAACACAGCAAGTTTCTATAACCAAGATCGTGGAGCGATTACGCCAATTACCCTCTGACAAACTGGACGTTGTCTATGACTTCGTGTCTTACCTTCTGGAAAAGCAGCAGGGAGCTCTCAGGAGGACGAAGAGCAGGAGCGATGGAGACGATGATCGCCTCTGAAACGGTGCTAAAGCGCGATTGGGAT contains the following coding sequences:
- the prmC gene encoding release factor glutamine methyltransferase, translated to MFTVTTINHLIAQGTQSLQQAGVDTPRLDAELLLADLLGVGRAYLYAHPEEEVPVDILHQWQSRLERRVRREPLAYILGKAGFYGLEFTITPDVLVPRPETEVLVEAVLARQPTTMADIGTGSGCIAVAVAVHLPQTQVWATDISEAALRVARENAERHGVAERIHFVQGDLLQPLAGMRFDVIASNPPYVAASERLSLQPEVREWEPAQALFVQGDPLHFHRRLAAEAHFYLHEGGWLMMEVGMGQAESVATLLEEAGYRRVCILNDLAGIGRVVEGSYR